From Shewanella psychrophila, a single genomic window includes:
- the metG gene encoding methionine--tRNA ligase produces the protein MANSQRKILVTSALPYANGPIHLGHMLEYIQTDIWSRFQKLRGHECHYICADDAHGTPIMLKAQQLGIEPEEMIAQVNKEHQQDFADFNIQFDNFHSTHSVENRELASEIYLKLRDSGYIKTRTISQLFDPEKSMFLPDRFVKGTCPKCKSEDQYGDNCDNCGATYSPTDMINPKSAVSGATPIMKDSEHFFFDLPAFEGMLKEWTRSGALQEEIANKLNEWFEQGLQQWDISRDAPYFGFEIPDAPGKYFYVWLDAPIGYMGSFKNLCDRREDLNFDDFWAKDSTAEVYHFIGKDIVNFHSLFWPAMLEGAGYRKPNNVFAHGYVTVNGAKMSKSKGTFIKARTYLDNLDPEYLRYYYAAKLSNRIDDLDLNLEDFAQRVNSDLVGKLVNLASRTAGFISKRFDGKLAKVADTSLEQAFLGKQDTIAELYEGREFGKAMREIMALADMANAYVAEAAPWQLIKQEDKQEEAHQVCSNALNLFRILVTYLKPVLPKLADDVEAFLQFPITWDNLNADLAGHEIAKFKALMQRVDMKSIEAIIEASKDNLLATTDAPKKSDSVATASKAESNAALASGNHLESDPISEEISFEDFAKIDLRIARIAKAEHVPEANKLLKLQLDLGGETKQVFAGIKSAYSPEELEGKLTVVVANLAPRKMRFGMSEGMVLAAGPGGKDLWILEPHEGAQPGMRVK, from the coding sequence ATGGCAAATTCACAACGTAAAATCCTAGTCACCAGTGCACTTCCTTACGCTAATGGACCTATTCATTTGGGCCATATGCTCGAATATATCCAGACTGATATCTGGTCACGATTCCAAAAGCTTCGTGGCCACGAGTGTCACTATATCTGTGCAGATGATGCCCATGGCACGCCGATCATGCTCAAGGCTCAACAGCTAGGCATAGAGCCAGAAGAGATGATTGCTCAAGTAAATAAAGAGCATCAACAGGATTTTGCTGACTTCAATATTCAGTTCGACAATTTCCACAGCACCCACAGCGTTGAAAACCGTGAATTAGCCAGTGAGATATACCTCAAATTGCGCGACTCAGGTTACATTAAAACGCGCACTATCTCTCAGTTGTTCGATCCTGAAAAGTCTATGTTCTTACCCGATCGTTTCGTAAAAGGCACTTGCCCTAAGTGTAAGAGCGAAGATCAGTACGGTGATAACTGCGACAACTGTGGCGCAACCTACAGTCCGACGGACATGATTAACCCCAAGTCTGCCGTTTCAGGTGCTACGCCAATCATGAAAGACTCCGAGCACTTCTTCTTCGACCTGCCCGCTTTTGAAGGCATGCTCAAAGAATGGACCCGCTCAGGCGCCTTGCAAGAAGAAATTGCTAACAAGCTAAATGAATGGTTCGAACAAGGCCTGCAACAGTGGGATATCAGCCGTGATGCGCCTTATTTTGGTTTCGAAATTCCAGATGCGCCGGGTAAATATTTTTACGTCTGGCTAGATGCACCTATCGGTTACATGGGCTCATTTAAAAACCTGTGTGATAGACGTGAAGACTTAAACTTCGATGACTTCTGGGCAAAAGACTCAACCGCCGAGGTTTACCACTTCATAGGCAAAGATATAGTCAACTTCCACAGTTTATTCTGGCCAGCCATGTTAGAAGGTGCGGGATACCGTAAGCCGAACAATGTCTTTGCTCATGGTTATGTGACGGTCAATGGCGCTAAGATGTCAAAGTCTAAAGGCACCTTCATCAAGGCTCGTACTTATCTCGATAACTTAGATCCTGAGTATCTACGTTACTATTATGCCGCTAAACTGAGCAACCGCATCGACGATCTCGATCTTAACCTCGAAGATTTCGCTCAGCGTGTCAACTCAGATCTAGTGGGTAAACTCGTCAACTTAGCATCACGTACCGCAGGTTTTATCAGTAAACGCTTCGATGGAAAACTGGCTAAGGTTGCCGACACGAGTCTGGAGCAAGCCTTCTTAGGTAAGCAAGACACTATTGCTGAGCTCTACGAGGGTCGTGAATTCGGTAAGGCCATGCGTGAGATCATGGCACTGGCCGATATGGCTAATGCTTATGTCGCTGAAGCGGCACCTTGGCAGCTGATCAAGCAAGAAGATAAGCAAGAGGAAGCCCATCAGGTTTGCTCTAACGCACTTAACTTGTTCCGTATCCTTGTGACTTACCTCAAGCCTGTACTGCCCAAATTAGCAGACGATGTTGAGGCCTTCCTGCAGTTCCCTATTACTTGGGATAACTTGAATGCCGATCTTGCAGGACACGAGATAGCCAAATTTAAAGCCCTGATGCAAAGGGTTGATATGAAAAGTATCGAAGCTATCATAGAAGCGTCTAAAGATAATTTGCTTGCTACGACCGATGCGCCGAAGAAATCCGATAGTGTAGCAACAGCAAGTAAAGCGGAGTCTAATGCTGCACTAGCGAGTGGCAACCACTTAGAAAGCGATCCAATCTCGGAAGAGATAAGCTTCGAAGATTTTGCCAAAATCGACCTGCGTATCGCTCGTATCGCAAAAGCTGAGCATGTCCCCGAAGCGAATAAGCTACTTAAACTTCAGCTGGATTTAGGCGGCGAGACTAAACAAGTATTTGCCGGAATAAAGTCAGCCTATTCTCCTGAAGAGTTGGAAGGCAAACTAACCGTGGTGGTGGCCAATCTGGCACCACGTAAGATGCGTTTTGGCATGTCAGAAGGCATGGTACTGGCAGCAGGCCCTGGTGGTAAAGATCTGTGGATCTTAGAGCCACATGAAGGTGCCCAGCCAGGTATGCGGGTTAAGTAA
- the mltG gene encoding endolytic transglycosylase MltG has translation MKKVIITLTASCFALLTLAGGLGIWGYKTVMDFSLSPLNMTEPQELVLKRGTSFSYLVSTLEQRQIISEGWKLKALVKLKPELAKIRSGFYELHPGESVDELLTKLVKGEEKVFSVTLIEGQNIKEWTQILQALPHSEYDEGVFTQVLSDNGDDSGLPEGKFYPDTYHYVAGDNIHSIVLQSYNKMQQELKKAWAQRAEDLPLKSAYELLIMASIIEKETGKASERPWISAVFANRLNKGMRLQTDPTVIYGMGDSYQGNITRKALREQTPFNTYRINGLTPTPIAAPSGASLIAAAQPADVNYLYFVSKNDGSHVFSRTLIEHNRAVNKYQRNR, from the coding sequence ATGAAAAAAGTAATAATTACACTAACAGCTAGCTGCTTTGCCTTACTCACTCTTGCTGGAGGGCTGGGTATTTGGGGCTATAAAACGGTTATGGATTTTAGTCTTTCGCCCTTAAATATGACAGAACCACAGGAGCTAGTGTTGAAAAGGGGCACCTCTTTCTCATACTTAGTTTCAACATTAGAGCAAAGACAGATCATTAGCGAAGGCTGGAAATTAAAGGCTCTGGTTAAGTTAAAACCTGAATTGGCCAAGATCCGCTCCGGATTTTATGAGCTGCACCCAGGTGAATCTGTGGATGAGTTACTCACCAAATTAGTCAAAGGTGAAGAAAAGGTCTTTAGCGTGACCTTAATTGAAGGGCAAAATATCAAGGAGTGGACCCAAATACTCCAAGCTTTACCCCACAGCGAATATGATGAAGGTGTTTTTACTCAGGTCTTGAGTGACAACGGTGATGACTCAGGATTACCTGAAGGTAAGTTTTACCCTGATACCTATCATTATGTCGCTGGTGATAACATCCATTCAATCGTGCTGCAGAGTTACAATAAAATGCAGCAAGAGCTAAAGAAAGCTTGGGCTCAACGAGCGGAAGACCTGCCACTTAAATCTGCCTATGAATTGTTGATCATGGCATCCATTATAGAAAAAGAAACGGGTAAAGCCAGTGAGCGCCCATGGATCTCCGCCGTGTTTGCCAATCGACTCAACAAGGGCATGCGTCTACAAACTGATCCTACTGTGATATATGGCATGGGGGACAGTTATCAGGGCAATATCACACGTAAAGCGTTACGTGAACAGACGCCTTTTAACACTTACAGAATCAATGGTTTGACGCCGACTCCCATAGCGGCACCTAGCGGGGCATCTCTTATTGCTGCGGCGCAACCTGCCGATGTAAATTATCTGTATTTTGTGTCTAAAAATGATGGTAGTCATGTGTTTTCAAGAACCTTAATCGAGCACAATCGTGCCGTAAATAAATATCAGAGAAATCGATGA
- a CDS encoding TatD family hydrolase, with amino-acid sequence MLIDSHCHLDRLKAAPDQQSLKQIISDAKARDVDYFLCVNVRQQGFISMRDRMAEFDQVFLSAGVHPLDVQEGLDTTELNEFVKEPKVVAIGETGLDYFYANETKALQQQCFEQQIELAVQVNKPLIIHTRDAREDTLNFLRNGHADKVGGVLHCFTENWEMAKAAIDLGFYISVSGIATFKNAGDLRTVMRKVPKDRLLVETDSPYLAPVPHRGKENQPAFVRDVAEFIAELRGESYEELAQYTSENFFNLFTDAAKLAGR; translated from the coding sequence GTGCTCATCGATTCTCATTGTCATCTCGACCGTTTAAAAGCCGCCCCCGACCAACAATCACTCAAACAGATCATCAGTGATGCCAAAGCTAGGGACGTAGATTACTTCTTGTGTGTGAATGTGCGTCAACAAGGTTTTATTTCCATGCGGGATAGAATGGCGGAGTTTGATCAAGTGTTCCTCTCTGCCGGTGTGCACCCCTTGGACGTGCAAGAGGGGCTAGATACTACAGAGCTCAATGAGTTTGTGAAGGAGCCTAAGGTTGTCGCAATCGGCGAGACTGGACTGGACTACTTTTATGCCAATGAAACTAAAGCACTGCAGCAGCAATGTTTTGAACAGCAAATCGAACTCGCTGTGCAAGTCAACAAACCGTTAATCATACATACCCGAGATGCCAGAGAAGACACGCTAAATTTCTTAAGAAATGGCCATGCCGACAAGGTAGGCGGCGTGTTACATTGTTTCACTGAAAATTGGGAAATGGCTAAAGCGGCTATAGATCTGGGGTTCTATATCTCAGTCTCGGGCATTGCAACCTTTAAGAATGCTGGGGATTTACGCACAGTGATGAGAAAAGTGCCTAAGGATAGGCTATTAGTTGAAACTGACTCCCCTTATCTGGCTCCAGTCCCCCATAGAGGCAAGGAAAATCAACCCGCCTTCGTACGTGACGTTGCCGAGTTTATCGCCGAGTTGAGAGGGGAGTCTTATGAAGAGCTGGCCCAATACACCTCAGAGAACTTTTTTAATTTGTTCACCGATGCGGCTAAGTTAGCCGGACGTTAA
- the pabC gene encoding aminodeoxychorismate lyase, whose product MTERPAKVWVNGEFYGHIAPLDRGLAYGDGLFATMRIVQGKIAFLSAHLERLTQGAKRLGFSWSPSLNLVTQLKHLAKTEVTGCLKLLLSRGTGGRGYAAPETCVITEVISLHAIPSHYSIWQQTGISLTCSPIKLSQQPRLAGIKHLNRLEQVLIKSETLLVGYEDWLVIDGLDNIVESSMANLFFVADKHVVTPSISHSGVAGVMREQVIYALIEAGYDVEARPIAYSHLCRYQHVFMTNSLVGILDINNVDDIHFTHADFTHEIRRALHLTL is encoded by the coding sequence ATGACTGAACGACCAGCTAAAGTTTGGGTCAATGGCGAGTTTTATGGTCACATAGCCCCCTTAGATCGCGGCTTAGCTTATGGTGACGGACTTTTCGCGACGATGCGAATAGTACAAGGCAAGATTGCTTTCTTATCGGCGCACCTCGAAAGGTTAACGCAAGGAGCGAAACGTCTGGGGTTTTCTTGGTCTCCTTCCCTGAACCTAGTAACACAGCTTAAACACTTGGCTAAGACTGAAGTAACAGGCTGTTTAAAGCTGTTGTTGAGTCGCGGCACTGGAGGGCGAGGTTACGCCGCACCCGAGACCTGTGTGATAACTGAGGTTATTTCGCTTCATGCTATTCCTAGTCACTATTCAATTTGGCAACAAACCGGCATATCCCTCACATGTTCACCGATCAAGCTGTCTCAGCAACCGAGACTCGCAGGGATAAAACATCTCAATCGTCTCGAGCAGGTGTTGATTAAATCGGAAACTTTGCTAGTTGGCTATGAAGATTGGTTAGTGATCGATGGTCTGGATAATATTGTCGAGTCTTCCATGGCGAATTTATTTTTTGTCGCGGATAAGCATGTTGTCACTCCTTCAATATCGCACTCTGGTGTGGCCGGAGTGATGCGAGAGCAAGTCATCTATGCGCTGATCGAGGCTGGGTATGATGTTGAAGCTCGTCCTATCGCCTATTCACATTTGTGCCGTTACCAACATGTATTTATGACCAATAGCTTAGTCGGTATACTGGATATCAATAATGTCGATGATATTCACTTTACTCATGCCGATTTCACTCACGAGATAAGACGGGCTCTACACCTTACATTATGA
- the udk gene encoding uridine kinase produces the protein MNSQCVIIGIAGASASGKSLIAKTIYEELCRDLGTDQIGVIAEDAYYNDQSHLSMDERVLTNYDHPKALDHEHLCRHLKALKSGEAVEIPMYSYSEHTRMDETLKMTPKKVIILEGILLLTDPNLRDLMDASVFMDTPLDICFMRRLKRDVAERGRTMESVMSQYTETVRPMFLQFIEPSKQHADIIVPRGGKNRIATDILKTRIQHLLDK, from the coding sequence ATGAATTCTCAGTGTGTCATCATAGGTATCGCAGGGGCCTCGGCCTCGGGTAAAAGTTTAATTGCAAAAACTATCTATGAGGAGCTGTGTCGAGATCTAGGCACAGATCAAATCGGAGTCATCGCCGAAGATGCTTATTATAACGATCAGAGCCACTTATCTATGGATGAGCGGGTACTGACTAATTACGATCATCCCAAGGCGTTAGATCACGAGCACTTGTGTCGTCATCTCAAAGCATTGAAGTCCGGTGAAGCGGTTGAGATCCCTATGTACAGCTACAGCGAGCATACGCGTATGGATGAGACGCTTAAAATGACACCGAAAAAGGTGATCATCTTAGAAGGGATCTTATTGCTTACCGACCCTAATTTACGCGACTTGATGGATGCCAGTGTGTTTATGGATACACCACTGGACATCTGTTTTATGCGTCGTTTGAAGCGTGACGTTGCCGAGCGTGGTCGCACCATGGAGTCTGTGATGTCTCAATATACAGAGACTGTTCGTCCTATGTTTCTGCAGTTTATCGAGCCGTCTAAACAACATGCCGACATTATCGTGCCTCGTGGCGGTAAGAACCGTATCGCGACCGATATTTTGAAGACTAGAATTCAACACCTTTTAGACAAATAG
- the holB gene encoding DNA polymerase III subunit delta' has translation MQNISWLGAPVSDFSQQITSGLLGHAYLVGVHKGYGGEELTLALAKAALCQSPSELGACGFCKACQLLDGNTHPDLYRIIADGNQIKVDQIRELCQKLTMTSQQGGRRVAVIYHSEKLNQASANALLKTLEEPGKETLLLLQSDTPARLMATIKSRCLRVHFETPSMEEIKVWLSKESDSATDVTWCLPVMGGPLELALALESERYKQLLQFRKDWAQSLSSGHLCASLISVNEKQASDALKVLYLILRQKLVRQTDLDALLRVKITEFGMKVMDTYHKLSVMPNVNYLALFNGFILEYNKLTR, from the coding sequence ATGCAAAATATCTCCTGGCTTGGGGCTCCGGTAAGTGATTTTAGTCAACAGATAACGTCCGGATTGTTAGGCCATGCCTACCTGGTGGGTGTACATAAAGGCTATGGCGGCGAGGAGTTAACGCTTGCACTGGCGAAAGCTGCTCTGTGTCAGAGTCCGAGTGAACTAGGAGCCTGTGGTTTTTGTAAGGCTTGTCAGTTACTGGATGGGAATACTCATCCGGATCTCTATCGAATCATCGCCGACGGGAATCAGATTAAGGTTGATCAGATACGAGAGCTGTGTCAAAAACTGACGATGACATCGCAGCAAGGCGGCCGAAGAGTCGCGGTGATCTATCATAGTGAGAAGCTAAACCAGGCATCGGCCAATGCGTTGTTAAAAACACTGGAAGAGCCTGGAAAAGAGACTCTACTGCTATTGCAGTCAGATACCCCAGCCAGACTCATGGCGACGATCAAGAGTCGCTGTCTGCGAGTCCACTTTGAAACGCCATCTATGGAGGAGATCAAAGTTTGGTTATCGAAAGAGTCTGATTCTGCAACTGACGTGACCTGGTGCCTACCTGTGATGGGAGGCCCATTGGAGTTGGCTCTAGCGCTAGAAAGCGAACGATACAAGCAACTGCTACAATTTAGAAAAGACTGGGCTCAAAGTTTGTCCTCCGGTCACCTCTGTGCTAGTTTAATTAGTGTTAATGAAAAGCAAGCATCTGATGCACTTAAGGTTTTATACTTAATCTTGAGGCAAAAGTTAGTAAGACAGACAGATTTAGACGCATTGTTAAGAGTTAAAATAACGGAGTTTGGAATGAAGGTTATGGATACCTATCACAAGTTAAGTGTCATGCCGAATGTCAATTATTTAGCTCTTTTTAATGGTTTTATCTTAGAATATAATAAGTTAACGAGATAG
- the tmk gene encoding dTMP kinase, whose translation MNRENNSKFIVIEGLEGAGKSSAISLVGDFIEKHTGQVPVCTREPGGTPLAERMRDLIKVADETDPLCDEAECLLLYAARAQLVANVIKPALNSGSWVLGDRHNLSSLAYQGGGRGLMSLVQVVSKATLGDFKPDLTIYLDIDPAQGLKRAASRGELDRIEKQALNFFERARATFLAFAEDDDTIAVIDAGQTMAEVHKDILALLQTQDW comes from the coding sequence ATGAACAGAGAAAACAACAGCAAATTTATTGTTATCGAAGGATTAGAAGGCGCAGGCAAATCTAGCGCGATATCGCTTGTTGGTGATTTTATCGAGAAGCATACGGGTCAAGTGCCCGTGTGTACCCGTGAGCCCGGTGGGACACCACTCGCCGAACGTATGAGAGATCTGATTAAGGTTGCCGATGAAACGGATCCTTTGTGTGATGAAGCCGAGTGCCTATTGCTTTATGCTGCCAGAGCGCAATTGGTTGCTAATGTGATAAAGCCTGCTCTTAACAGTGGTTCTTGGGTGCTGGGCGACAGGCACAATCTTTCATCACTGGCCTACCAAGGTGGGGGGCGCGGTCTCATGTCCTTAGTTCAAGTTGTGAGCAAAGCGACATTAGGCGACTTTAAGCCAGATTTAACCATCTATTTAGATATTGACCCTGCACAAGGATTAAAGCGTGCAGCCAGTCGAGGCGAATTAGATAGAATAGAGAAGCAGGCGCTGAATTTTTTCGAACGAGCCAGGGCTACTTTCTTAGCTTTTGCTGAAGACGATGACACTATTGCCGTTATCGATGCCGGTCAGACTATGGCCGAGGTGCATAAAGACATCCTTGCTCTGTTACAGACTCAGGACTGGTAA
- a CDS encoding PilZ domain-containing protein has protein sequence MIDLVVNFDTLHQLYRAYMPFIQPAGLFIATSESHYLGQELTIAYQLPGSVNKHEFQGVVVWINPLGASGGRPAGIGIKILSDAELHKQHIETLLARELSSGDLTCTM, from the coding sequence ATGATAGACCTAGTTGTTAATTTTGATACCTTACATCAGCTTTATCGTGCATATATGCCGTTTATTCAGCCGGCAGGTCTATTTATTGCGACCAGTGAAAGTCATTATTTAGGGCAAGAGTTAACTATAGCCTACCAACTCCCTGGTTCGGTCAATAAGCATGAGTTTCAAGGCGTGGTGGTTTGGATCAATCCTCTTGGTGCATCTGGTGGTCGTCCGGCAGGAATTGGCATCAAGATCTTGTCCGATGCAGAACTCCATAAACAACATATAGAAACCCTCTTAGCGCGTGAACTCTCCTCTGGAGATTTGACCTGTACCATGTAA
- the rsmF gene encoding 16S rRNA (cytosine(1407)-C(5))-methyltransferase RsmF, whose product MALLNQDFIDSITQDMPPHLSIDDFIQYSNRPLRASIRVNTLKISSANFIELMKPKGWRLEPIPWCTDGFWISLDSEIQLGNTVEHLQGLFYIQEASSMLPPTALFSQLNEADNATILDMASAPGSKTTQIAALMNNSGLLIANEYSSSRVKVLHANVQRMGVSNTALTHFDARVFGEYLYNTFDAILLDAPCSGEGTIRKDPSALKNWSLESSQSIVATQKALIESAFLALKNGGTLVYSTCALSRFENQAVCEHLRTLYPDAVEFESLSDLFMDADKACTEEGFLHVWPQIYDSEGFFVAKIRKTADIDRQVAEPKKQTNFPFTSVSTKTDTELRAYFKHTFAIELPTQSQIMVREQEYWLFPEKMQNLIGRMRFQRIGMKIADALKHGLKAQHQAILAFGAGANMVELSQAQATEYLMGRDIPLEAGLKPQGEVIVSYHNSPLGLAKHLGKRLKNSLPRELVRDKIVDSDASKAQ is encoded by the coding sequence ATGGCCCTTCTAAATCAAGACTTTATCGATAGCATAACCCAAGATATGCCACCTCACCTCTCTATAGATGACTTCATTCAATACAGTAACCGTCCATTGAGAGCTTCGATCCGCGTCAACACGCTAAAAATATCATCGGCCAATTTTATTGAACTCATGAAGCCTAAAGGTTGGAGACTCGAACCTATTCCATGGTGTACAGATGGCTTCTGGATATCTCTCGACAGTGAAATCCAATTAGGCAACACAGTAGAACACCTTCAAGGTCTATTTTACATTCAGGAAGCCAGTTCAATGTTGCCACCAACGGCGCTATTTTCACAGCTAAATGAAGCAGATAATGCCACAATTCTCGATATGGCTTCGGCACCAGGGTCTAAAACGACACAAATAGCCGCCTTAATGAACAACTCAGGCTTGCTTATCGCTAATGAATATTCTTCTAGCCGGGTAAAAGTTTTACATGCTAACGTTCAGCGTATGGGAGTCAGTAATACTGCCCTCACTCATTTCGATGCTCGGGTTTTTGGTGAATACCTCTATAATACATTCGATGCTATCTTGCTCGACGCCCCCTGCAGCGGCGAAGGCACCATACGAAAAGACCCTTCAGCATTAAAGAATTGGAGCCTAGAATCTAGCCAGTCGATTGTTGCAACACAGAAGGCCCTTATTGAGTCTGCTTTTCTGGCGTTAAAAAACGGCGGAACTCTGGTGTATTCGACCTGTGCACTCAGTCGATTTGAGAACCAAGCCGTTTGTGAACATTTAAGAACTTTGTACCCCGATGCTGTCGAGTTTGAATCCCTCTCTGATTTGTTTATGGATGCAGATAAGGCCTGTACAGAAGAAGGTTTCTTGCATGTCTGGCCTCAAATCTATGACAGTGAAGGCTTCTTCGTCGCAAAAATAAGAAAAACAGCAGACATAGATAGGCAAGTTGCCGAGCCCAAAAAGCAAACAAACTTCCCCTTCACATCGGTATCCACTAAAACAGATACAGAGTTGAGGGCATACTTTAAACATACCTTTGCCATTGAGCTGCCAACCCAAAGCCAGATAATGGTGAGGGAGCAAGAGTATTGGTTGTTTCCTGAAAAAATGCAGAACTTGATCGGCCGAATGCGTTTTCAACGGATAGGAATGAAAATAGCCGACGCCCTTAAGCATGGTCTAAAGGCACAACATCAGGCAATACTGGCATTTGGTGCTGGGGCCAACATGGTTGAGCTATCGCAAGCACAGGCAACCGAATATCTAATGGGACGGGATATTCCTCTCGAAGCTGGACTTAAACCACAAGGTGAAGTGATCGTTAGCTACCACAACAGTCCGTTAGGGCTAGCGAAACATCTTGGTAAACGATTGAAGAACAGCTTACCCAGAGAATTAGTCAGGGACAAGATAGTGGATTCTGATGCAAGTAAAGCCCAATGA
- the apbC gene encoding iron-sulfur cluster carrier protein ApbC produces MSSASQQYRLSDDLLGPVLAILDAYQDPYLAQGLVSAGCVNKLDIEGKRLLLGLVYPYPCMTQYRDTVMAITKKLAVLDAIDEVECEIDFQPAAISAIGAVEPLANVKQVIAVASGKGGVGKSTTSVNLALALAAEGAKVGILDADIYGPSIPLMLGVSDFKPVSPDGKMMTAAEAHGIVAQSIGFMLGQEEAAVWRGPMAAGALAQLLNETQWPELDYLIIDMPPGTGDIQLTLSQKVPVTGAVIVTTPQDIALADAKKGINMFQKVNIPVLGIVENMSFHVCSECGHKEHPFGSHGGSKMAERYHVPLLGELPLKLNIREDVDKGVPTVVADPDSDVSAIYREVARKVGAQLALTKVTSSVSISISEDE; encoded by the coding sequence TTGTCTTCAGCTTCTCAGCAGTATCGTCTCAGTGACGATCTTCTCGGGCCTGTTTTGGCCATCTTAGACGCTTATCAAGATCCATATTTAGCACAAGGTTTAGTCAGTGCCGGGTGTGTTAACAAACTCGACATAGAGGGTAAGCGACTGCTTCTCGGCCTTGTATACCCTTACCCATGTATGACTCAATATCGCGATACTGTGATGGCCATAACCAAGAAGTTAGCCGTGTTAGATGCTATCGATGAAGTCGAGTGTGAAATCGATTTCCAGCCGGCTGCTATCTCCGCTATCGGTGCCGTTGAACCACTTGCGAATGTGAAGCAAGTGATTGCGGTAGCATCAGGTAAAGGTGGTGTGGGTAAATCGACGACCTCAGTTAACTTAGCTTTAGCACTAGCCGCTGAAGGTGCCAAGGTGGGCATTTTAGATGCCGATATTTATGGGCCTTCTATTCCTTTGATGTTGGGCGTTAGCGATTTTAAACCTGTGTCTCCCGACGGTAAGATGATGACGGCTGCAGAGGCTCATGGCATTGTGGCGCAATCGATTGGATTTATGCTTGGCCAAGAAGAGGCCGCTGTATGGCGTGGTCCAATGGCGGCTGGCGCACTCGCTCAGCTTCTCAATGAGACACAGTGGCCTGAACTCGATTACTTAATTATCGATATGCCGCCGGGAACGGGCGATATCCAGCTCACGCTGTCGCAGAAGGTACCCGTTACTGGTGCCGTTATCGTTACGACTCCCCAGGATATTGCCTTAGCCGATGCAAAAAAAGGCATCAACATGTTCCAGAAGGTCAATATTCCTGTACTGGGTATTGTCGAGAACATGAGTTTTCATGTTTGCAGTGAGTGTGGTCACAAGGAACATCCATTTGGCAGTCATGGCGGCAGCAAGATGGCCGAGCGTTACCATGTCCCCTTATTAGGTGAGTTACCACTTAAGCTCAACATACGTGAAGATGTAGATAAAGGCGTGCCAACGGTCGTTGCCGATCCCGATAGTGATGTTTCGGCTATCTATCGTGAGGTTGCTCGTAAAGTCGGTGCACAATTGGCGCTCACCAAAGTTACATCTAGTGTATCAATCAGTATTTCAGAAGACGAATAA